A part of Acidobacteriota bacterium genomic DNA contains:
- a CDS encoding sodium:alanine symporter family protein has protein sequence MAERATELVKAASDFVWGPLLLIPLLLLTGIWLTFRLRGLQFTTLGHSLWLALVVRREEGAEGDISHFEALMTALAATVGTGNIVGVATAIALGGPGALFWMWVTGVLGMATKYSEALLSVKYRDTDIRGEQCGGPMYYLARGIPWPWIGRALGWLFALFAACAAFGIGNMVQANSMASSLHDAFGLPPWVTGALVTAAAAAVILGGIRSIGRFTGVFVPLMIGAYMLGSGFVILVNLPHLPAALALVLGGAFSGTAAAGGFAGTAVREAIRFGVARGIFSNESGLGSAGIAAAAAQTREPARQALVSMTQTFIDTIVVCSLTGLAIIVTGAWKTGLNGAPLTQHAFRTALPGESGAWIVALCLAMFAFSTILGWSYYGEKSIEYLLGPRAVLPYRVLFVAACFVGAVRSLDFVWSISDVMNGLMALPNLVGLLLLSGVVAEETRRYLEAHR, from the coding sequence GTGGCGGAGCGTGCCACCGAACTCGTCAAGGCCGCCTCGGACTTCGTCTGGGGCCCGCTCCTGCTCATCCCCCTTCTGCTGCTCACGGGCATCTGGCTGACGTTTCGCCTGCGAGGGCTTCAGTTCACCACCCTCGGGCACTCCCTCTGGCTGGCGCTCGTCGTGCGCCGCGAAGAGGGCGCCGAGGGGGACATCTCGCACTTCGAGGCGCTGATGACCGCACTCGCCGCGACGGTGGGCACCGGGAACATCGTCGGCGTCGCGACCGCCATCGCTCTCGGCGGTCCGGGAGCCCTCTTCTGGATGTGGGTCACCGGCGTGCTCGGCATGGCGACGAAGTATTCGGAAGCGCTGCTGTCGGTGAAGTACCGGGACACCGACATCCGCGGGGAGCAGTGCGGCGGGCCGATGTACTACCTGGCGCGCGGGATTCCGTGGCCGTGGATCGGTCGAGCCCTCGGGTGGCTTTTCGCCCTGTTCGCCGCCTGCGCCGCGTTCGGGATCGGGAACATGGTGCAGGCCAACTCGATGGCCTCCTCGCTCCACGACGCTTTCGGCCTGCCGCCGTGGGTGACCGGCGCCCTCGTCACGGCCGCCGCCGCGGCGGTGATCCTCGGGGGGATCCGGTCGATCGGCCGCTTCACCGGCGTCTTCGTCCCCTTGATGATCGGAGCCTACATGCTCGGCTCCGGCTTCGTCATCCTGGTCAACCTGCCGCACCTTCCTGCGGCTTTGGCACTCGTGCTGGGCGGGGCGTTCTCCGGGACGGCCGCCGCGGGAGGATTCGCCGGGACCGCCGTGCGGGAGGCGATCCGATTCGGCGTGGCGCGCGGCATCTTCTCCAACGAGTCGGGGCTGGGATCGGCAGGCATCGCCGCCGCCGCCGCCCAGACGCGGGAGCCCGCCCGTCAGGCTCTCGTGTCGATGACCCAGACCTTCATCGACACGATCGTCGTCTGCTCGCTCACCGGGCTGGCCATCATCGTGACGGGGGCGTGGAAGACGGGACTCAACGGCGCCCCGCTGACCCAGCACGCCTTCCGCACCGCGCTGCCGGGGGAGTCCGGCGCCTGGATCGTGGCCCTCTGCCTGGCGATGTTCGCCTTCTCCACGATCCTGGGCTGGAGCTACTACGGCGAGAAGAGCATCGAGTACCTGCTCGGCCCGCGAGCGGTGCTTCCCTACCGCGTCCTCTTCGTGGCGGCGTGCTTCGTCGGCGCGGTGAGAAGCCTCGATTTCGTCTGGTCGATCTCCGACGTGATGAACGGGCTCATGGCGCTGCCGAACCTGGTCGGATTGCTCCTCCTGAGCGGGGTCGTGGCCGAGGAGACGCGGCGCTACCTCGAAGCGCACCGCTGA
- a CDS encoding cold-shock protein yields the protein MARGTVKWFNDAKGYGFIRQEDGTDVFVHHTAIEGSGFKSLNEGEVVEFEVTQGPKGLQASHVKRSQG from the coding sequence ATGGCACGCGGTACCGTGAAGTGGTTCAACGACGCCAAGGGTTACGGTTTCATCCGTCAGGAAGACGGGACGGATGTTTTCGTGCACCACACGGCGATCGAGGGTTCCGGGTTCAAGTCGCTCAACGAGGGTGAAGTTGTCGAGTTCGAGGTGACCCAGGGTCCGAAGGGGCTCCAGGCCAGCCACGTGAAGCGCTCGCAGGGCTGA